A window of Rufibacter sp. LB8 contains these coding sequences:
- a CDS encoding DUF4112 domain-containing protein codes for MNTSPEIPLDDRLRWVQSVSKLLDNQFTFPGTNFKFGLDPIIGLLPVVGGMSTMAMSGVLVMTMARHGASRYLIMRMLFNVVLDTVIGMIPVLGWIFDFTYKANQRNVELLRRHYQHGQYQGKGTGFLMAVLLGFLVLFGLIFYGIWKASEYIWTYFSSMW; via the coding sequence ATGAACACATCTCCTGAAATACCCCTGGACGACCGCCTGCGGTGGGTGCAAAGCGTCTCTAAATTATTAGACAACCAGTTCACCTTCCCGGGCACCAACTTCAAGTTTGGGCTGGACCCAATTATTGGCTTGTTGCCGGTGGTAGGCGGTATGTCTACCATGGCCATGTCTGGGGTGTTGGTCATGACCATGGCCCGCCACGGCGCCAGCCGCTACCTCATCATGAGAATGTTGTTCAACGTGGTGCTGGACACCGTTATTGGCATGATACCCGTGCTGGGCTGGATTTTTGACTTTACCTACAAGGCCAACCAACGCAACGTGGAACTGCTGCGCCGCCATTACCAGCACGGGCAATACCAAGGCAAAGGCACCGGTTTTCTGATGGCAGTACTCCTTGGCTTCTTGGTCCTCTTCGGGCTGATTTTCTACGGCATCTGGAAAGCGTCAGAATACATCTGGACGTATTTTTCTTCTATGTGGTAA
- a CDS encoding ROK family protein: MTPSFFEEINDETSSGVAYKNVNLKKKVISYFAHIGNATIAELSKELNLSVPKITSLVNSLILDGLVQDHGKVDSTGGRKPNVYGLAPNSGFFLGIDVKKNHINIGLTDLQKNLISDFDQFPYLLSNDEDSLQELCLIINNFIASLPVPKEKILGIGINLSGRINYAKGRNYNLFHFHEAPLSKVIESEVGIRVFLENDSRAMAYGEFCSGTVNDEKDVLFLNLDYGIGMGVILNNQLYYGKSGFSGEFGHIPIFQNDIICKCGKKGCLETEASGWALLDMFKQQLRDGATSMVTHKGIPIDDLLLEDIIEAAHNDDVLAIELIAKVGKRIGKGIALLINIFNPELVILGGLLSSTEEYLLLPIKSAINKYSLSLVNNDTQIKFSKLGEQAGVIGACLLVRHKLLDLDTSLNAKPPKNTSFVYA, translated from the coding sequence ATGACCCCTTCTTTCTTTGAGGAAATCAATGACGAGACCTCATCTGGAGTCGCTTATAAAAATGTGAACCTGAAAAAGAAGGTCATTTCCTATTTCGCGCATATTGGCAACGCCACCATTGCAGAGCTGAGCAAAGAACTGAACCTGAGCGTGCCCAAAATCACCAGCCTGGTGAACTCTTTGATCCTGGATGGGCTGGTGCAGGACCACGGCAAGGTAGATTCCACCGGCGGCCGCAAGCCCAACGTGTACGGCCTGGCCCCTAACTCGGGCTTCTTTCTGGGCATTGACGTGAAGAAAAACCACATCAACATTGGCCTCACCGACCTCCAGAAAAACCTGATCAGCGACTTTGACCAGTTCCCTTACCTGCTGAGCAATGACGAGGATTCTTTGCAGGAACTTTGCCTGATCATCAACAACTTCATCGCCAGCCTGCCCGTGCCCAAAGAGAAGATTCTGGGCATTGGGATTAACCTGTCGGGCCGCATTAACTACGCTAAGGGCCGCAACTACAACCTGTTCCACTTTCATGAGGCACCGCTGAGCAAAGTGATTGAGTCTGAGGTGGGCATACGTGTGTTCTTGGAGAACGACTCCCGGGCCATGGCCTACGGCGAATTCTGCTCCGGCACCGTGAACGATGAGAAAGACGTATTGTTCCTGAACCTGGACTACGGCATTGGCATGGGCGTGATTCTGAACAACCAGCTGTACTATGGCAAGTCGGGGTTCTCCGGGGAGTTTGGCCACATTCCCATCTTTCAGAACGACATCATCTGCAAGTGCGGCAAGAAAGGCTGCCTGGAAACCGAGGCCTCTGGCTGGGCGCTCCTGGATATGTTTAAACAACAGCTGCGAGATGGCGCTACCTCCATGGTCACACACAAAGGCATTCCCATTGATGACCTGCTGCTGGAAGACATTATTGAGGCCGCTCATAACGATGACGTACTGGCCATTGAGCTCATTGCCAAGGTAGGCAAGCGCATTGGCAAGGGCATTGCCCTTTTGATCAACATCTTCAACCCGGAACTGGTGATTTTAGGCGGCCTGCTGTCTTCCACTGAAGAATATTTACTGCTCCCCATCAAAAGCGCCATCAACAAATACTCTCTGAGCCTGGTGAACAATGACACCCAGATCAAATTCTCCAAACTGGGCGAACAGGCCGGCGTGATTGGCGCGTGTCTTTTGGTACGCCACAAACTACTGGACCTGGATACTTCTTTGAACGCCAAGCCACCCAAAAACACCTCGTTTGTGTACGCCTAA
- a CDS encoding N-acetylmuramoyl-L-alanine amidase yields the protein MTKPLHSFFTFLAVCCLAGSAMAQEGIIKSSVLPTKPGKTYSVPTYAAEAISLKCEDCVIDKAYFVVGQDTVTVNQDGHVDMSALVFLPSKQETITFYSGTINADLQMVYITGTPKKPIAKKTITLRTDNSDCAIQVVPPSVWRTGLIQPNYTPGFSTTNVIAVHHGDSPNTAPTYEEGLRVLRSYYNHHTSPSGNNWSDIGYNYLIGPDGTIFLGREKLASQTGTGQESDKIIAAHLCAKNTNTMGICLIGRYTSEMPTAKTLESLYKLIKWKAAKDNIDLNSKVLHPVNPTSSQTQALIPRLIGHREGPCGTSCPGDFFYNNHFINPNSPVRPILNEVGNICAAPLGLTNEDMNYIVVVYPNPTNGQELKANFDYKTVSVYGLDGKQVRAAVKKAGEVLPVTGLTAGTYLFHFDTPDYGKVVRRVVVN from the coding sequence ATGACAAAACCCTTACACTCATTCTTTACCTTTCTGGCAGTTTGCTGCCTGGCCGGTTCGGCCATGGCGCAAGAAGGGATAATCAAATCTTCCGTGCTGCCAACCAAGCCTGGCAAAACGTACAGCGTGCCTACTTACGCGGCAGAAGCCATCAGTCTTAAATGCGAAGACTGTGTGATAGACAAGGCCTACTTTGTGGTTGGCCAAGACACCGTTACCGTAAACCAAGACGGTCACGTAGACATGTCTGCCCTGGTGTTCCTGCCATCAAAACAAGAAACCATAACGTTCTACAGCGGCACCATAAACGCAGATTTGCAAATGGTGTATATCACCGGAACGCCCAAGAAACCAATTGCCAAGAAAACCATCACGCTTAGAACCGATAACAGTGATTGCGCCATTCAGGTGGTACCGCCTTCTGTTTGGCGCACCGGCTTGATTCAGCCTAATTATACGCCTGGGTTTTCTACCACCAATGTCATTGCCGTTCACCACGGAGATTCTCCTAATACCGCCCCTACGTATGAAGAAGGCCTGCGCGTGCTGAGAAGTTACTACAATCACCACACCAGCCCCTCAGGCAATAACTGGTCAGACATTGGCTATAACTATTTGATTGGGCCAGACGGCACCATCTTTTTAGGGCGTGAAAAACTAGCCAGCCAGACCGGGACTGGCCAGGAGTCTGACAAGATTATTGCTGCCCACCTTTGCGCGAAGAACACCAATACCATGGGGATCTGCCTTATTGGCCGTTATACCTCTGAGATGCCTACCGCCAAAACGCTGGAATCTCTGTACAAATTGATCAAGTGGAAAGCAGCCAAAGACAACATTGACCTCAACAGCAAAGTGTTGCACCCGGTGAACCCAACGTCTAGCCAAACCCAGGCGCTCATCCCCAGATTGATTGGCCACCGTGAAGGACCTTGCGGCACTTCCTGCCCGGGTGACTTCTTCTACAACAACCACTTTATCAACCCCAACAGCCCGGTTCGTCCTATCTTAAACGAAGTAGGCAACATTTGTGCAGCGCCGCTTGGCCTCACCAATGAAGACATGAACTACATTGTAGTGGTGTACCCCAACCCAACCAACGGCCAGGAGCTGAAAGCCAATTTTGATTACAAAACCGTTTCTGTGTATGGTTTAGACGGAAAGCAAGTGCGTGCCGCCGTGAAGAAAGCCGGTGAGGTTTTGCCCGTAACAGGTCTTACCGCCGGTACCTACCTCTTCCATTTTGACACCCCAGACTACGGCAAAGTAGTGAGACGTGTGGTTGTAAACTAA
- a CDS encoding N-acetylmuramoyl-L-alanine amidase: MGKIKTSDKRQETLRIGDGDCVINVVPTSVWRAGLIQPTYTPSFTQTEIVAVHHGASANISTYDQAVATIRQYYLLHRNTNGWSDIGYNYLIGPEGTVFQGREVKAGQNFTSDYIMGAHLCQKNVGTMGICLMGDFTNVLPSAKTLESLFKLIKWKMKKDNLDINGSTYHYGNIIPNIIGHREGPCATACPGDALYNYLFKANPAVTPTRLIKAEVGNICEAPLGLTAEEMDYIVIVYPNPSNGQELKANFDYKTVAVYGLDGKQVRAAVKKAGEVLPVSGLTAGTYLFHFDTPDYGKVVRRIVIN, encoded by the coding sequence GTGGGCAAGATCAAAACCTCTGACAAGCGCCAGGAAACCCTGCGCATAGGTGACGGCGACTGCGTGATCAATGTGGTGCCTACCTCCGTTTGGCGCGCAGGCTTGATTCAGCCCACTTACACCCCTTCTTTCACCCAGACAGAGATTGTGGCGGTACACCACGGCGCTTCGGCAAACATTTCAACCTATGACCAGGCTGTAGCAACTATAAGACAGTATTATCTGTTGCACCGCAACACCAACGGGTGGTCAGACATAGGGTACAATTATCTGATTGGGCCAGAGGGAACCGTTTTCCAGGGCCGTGAGGTAAAAGCAGGGCAGAATTTCACCTCAGACTACATCATGGGCGCGCACCTGTGTCAAAAAAACGTGGGCACCATGGGTATCTGCCTCATGGGCGATTTCACCAACGTCTTGCCATCTGCCAAAACCCTGGAATCTTTGTTCAAGCTTATTAAGTGGAAGATGAAGAAAGACAACCTGGACATTAACGGCAGCACCTACCACTACGGCAACATCATCCCCAACATTATTGGCCACCGCGAAGGTCCCTGCGCCACCGCCTGCCCCGGAGACGCGCTGTACAATTACCTCTTCAAAGCTAACCCGGCTGTCACGCCTACCCGCTTAATCAAGGCCGAAGTAGGCAACATCTGCGAGGCGCCTTTGGGCTTAACCGCAGAGGAAATGGACTACATTGTGATTGTCTACCCTAACCCAAGCAACGGCCAGGAACTGAAAGCCAACTTTGACTACAAAACCGTAGCCGTATATGGCCTAGACGGCAAGCAGGTACGTGCCGCCGTGAAAAAAGCCGGCGAGGTTCTGCCTGTGAGCGGCCTGACCGCCGGTACTTATCTTTTCCATTTTGACACCCCAGATTACGGCAAGGTAGTCCGCAGAATTGTGATCAACTAA
- a CDS encoding N-acetylmuramoyl-L-alanine amidase: MKKTLLPLLTLVLGFSSSAWAQDGLAGKAQLQAQPNQTYQINAFSADAAGVKCESCVFDGAYLVVGKDTVALKADEHSDLIVALAVLPSKQEAITFHSGNTKGLLSFDFFKTSGTKIPAKKGATLRVGDGDCTFDVIPTSVWRAGLAEPTWGTTYTKTENIAVHHGAGGVTISTYEQGLATIRQYYLLHRNTNDWGDIGYNYLIGPDGSIFQGREVTPDKTYTSDYIMGAHLCSMNSNSMGICIMGDYTNLLPSAKALESLYKIIKWKAKKDNIDINGTDLHPNTPTSTRPQNRIPTIIGHREGPCATACPGNALYNYLFTSPTSPNRRIRTEVGNICEAPLGLTAEDMDYIVIVYPNPSNGKELKANFDYKTVSVFGLDGKQVRAAVKKSGEVLPVSGLTAGTYFFHFDTPDYGKVVRRIVIN, encoded by the coding sequence ATGAAAAAAACCTTACTCCCCCTCCTCACCTTGGTCCTTGGCTTCTCTTCCAGCGCCTGGGCACAAGACGGCCTGGCCGGAAAAGCCCAACTACAGGCCCAACCCAACCAAACGTACCAAATCAATGCCTTCTCTGCTGATGCGGCAGGCGTTAAATGCGAGTCCTGCGTGTTTGACGGCGCCTATTTGGTGGTGGGCAAAGATACGGTTGCCCTCAAGGCCGATGAGCACTCTGACCTGATTGTGGCGCTGGCCGTGCTGCCTTCCAAACAAGAGGCCATTACTTTTCACAGCGGCAACACCAAAGGCCTGCTCAGCTTTGACTTCTTTAAGACCAGCGGCACTAAAATACCAGCTAAGAAAGGTGCCACCCTACGCGTTGGCGATGGAGATTGCACCTTTGACGTCATTCCTACTTCTGTCTGGCGGGCTGGTTTGGCAGAACCTACCTGGGGCACTACCTACACCAAAACGGAGAATATTGCCGTGCACCACGGCGCGGGCGGGGTGACCATTAGCACCTATGAACAAGGCTTGGCCACCATCAGGCAGTACTACTTGCTGCACCGTAACACCAATGATTGGGGCGATATTGGCTACAATTACCTTATTGGGCCAGACGGTTCCATTTTTCAGGGCAGGGAAGTAACGCCTGATAAAACCTACACGTCAGATTACATCATGGGCGCGCACTTGTGCTCTATGAATTCCAACAGCATGGGCATCTGCATCATGGGCGATTATACCAACCTGCTGCCTAGTGCCAAGGCCCTGGAGTCGCTCTACAAAATCATTAAGTGGAAGGCGAAAAAGGACAACATTGACATTAACGGCACCGATTTGCACCCCAACACGCCAACTTCCACCAGACCACAGAACCGGATCCCCACCATCATTGGCCACCGCGAAGGTCCCTGCGCCACCGCCTGCCCGGGCAATGCGCTGTACAACTATTTGTTTACCTCGCCCACCAGCCCCAACCGTCGTATCAGAACCGAAGTGGGCAACATCTGCGAAGCGCCGCTCGGCCTCACTGCCGAGGACATGGATTACATTGTGATTGTCTACCCAAACCCCAGCAACGGCAAAGAACTGAAAGCCAACTTTGATTACAAGACCGTGTCTGTGTTTGGTTTAGACGGAAAACAGGTTCGCGCCGCCGTGAAGAAATCTGGCGAGGTTTTGCCCGTGAGCGGTCTAACCGCCGGAACGTATTTCTTCCATTTTGACACGCCAGATTATGGCAAAGTGGTGCGCAGAATTGTGATCAACTAG
- the pruA gene encoding L-glutamate gamma-semialdehyde dehydrogenase — protein sequence MANGYFNVPIPVNEPVKSYAPGSPERKELQATYKAMRDQKMDIPMYIGSEEVRTGKTKTISPPHDHTHVLGQFHEGDANHVQQAIDAALAARENWANMPWESRAAIFLKAADLLAGPFRARMNAATMLGQSKNAFQAEIDAACELIDFFKFNVKFMTDIYKMQPESLPGMWNRLEHRPLEGFVFALTPFNFTSIAANLPAAPAMMGNVVVWKPSNTQIYSANVIMELFKAAGVPDGVINLVYVDGPTAGDVIFKNRHFAGIHFTGSTGVFNHIWKTIGENVNTYRNYPRIVGETGGKDFIVAHKSANAKEVAVSISRGAFEYQGQKCSAASRAYIPSNIWEDVKKYVVEDLKSFKMGDPADFGNFINAVIDEKSFDKLAKYIDNAQKDDSVEIIAGGKYDKSKGYFIEPTIIVAQDPNYVTMCDELFGPVLTLHVYDPEKFEETLQLVDETSPYALTGAIFSNDRYAIEVATKILRHSAGNFYINDKPTGAVVGQQPFGGSRASGTNDKAGSMLNLLRWTTARTIKETFVPPVDHRYPFLQQD from the coding sequence ATGGCCAACGGATATTTCAACGTCCCTATTCCGGTGAACGAGCCGGTGAAAAGCTACGCCCCCGGTAGCCCAGAAAGAAAAGAACTGCAGGCTACTTACAAGGCCATGCGTGACCAGAAGATGGACATACCCATGTACATTGGCAGTGAGGAAGTACGTACCGGCAAAACCAAAACCATCAGTCCGCCGCATGACCATACCCACGTGCTGGGGCAGTTTCATGAAGGCGATGCCAACCACGTGCAGCAGGCCATTGACGCCGCCTTGGCCGCCCGCGAGAACTGGGCGAACATGCCCTGGGAAAGCCGCGCCGCCATCTTCCTGAAAGCCGCCGATTTGTTGGCTGGGCCTTTCAGAGCCAGAATGAACGCCGCCACCATGCTGGGCCAGTCTAAGAACGCCTTCCAAGCTGAGATTGACGCCGCCTGCGAGCTCATTGACTTCTTTAAGTTCAACGTGAAGTTCATGACCGACATCTACAAAATGCAGCCGGAGTCACTGCCGGGCATGTGGAACCGTCTGGAGCACCGTCCGCTGGAAGGATTTGTGTTCGCGCTCACGCCGTTCAACTTCACGTCTATTGCCGCCAATTTACCAGCTGCACCGGCCATGATGGGCAACGTGGTGGTCTGGAAACCTTCTAACACCCAGATTTATTCTGCCAACGTGATCATGGAGCTGTTCAAAGCGGCCGGTGTGCCAGATGGCGTGATTAATTTGGTGTATGTGGACGGCCCTACGGCCGGTGACGTCATCTTCAAGAACCGTCATTTCGCGGGCATCCACTTCACAGGTAGCACGGGCGTGTTCAACCACATCTGGAAAACCATTGGCGAGAACGTGAACACCTACCGCAACTACCCGCGCATTGTGGGTGAGACCGGCGGAAAAGACTTTATTGTCGCCCACAAATCGGCGAACGCCAAAGAAGTGGCCGTTTCCATCAGCCGCGGCGCGTTTGAGTACCAGGGACAGAAATGCTCGGCTGCCTCAAGGGCGTACATTCCTAGCAATATCTGGGAAGATGTGAAAAAGTACGTGGTGGAAGACCTGAAATCGTTCAAGATGGGCGACCCAGCGGATTTCGGCAATTTCATCAACGCCGTGATTGACGAAAAATCCTTCGACAAACTTGCCAAGTACATTGACAACGCTCAGAAAGATGACTCCGTGGAAATCATAGCCGGCGGAAAGTATGACAAGAGCAAAGGCTATTTCATTGAACCTACCATCATAGTGGCGCAAGACCCTAACTACGTGACCATGTGTGACGAATTGTTCGGGCCGGTGCTGACTTTGCATGTGTATGATCCGGAGAAATTTGAGGAGACCTTGCAACTGGTAGATGAAACATCGCCGTATGCCTTGACGGGTGCTATTTTCTCTAATGACCGCTACGCCATTGAGGTGGCCACCAAGATTCTACGCCATTCTGCCGGTAACTTCTACATCAATGACAAGCCCACGGGCGCTGTGGTGGGCCAACAGCCCTTCGGTGGTTCACGTGCTTCAGGCACCAATGACAAAGCCGGTTCTATGCTGAACCTTTTGCGCTGGACCACTGCCCGCACCATCAAAGAAACGTTTGTGCCGCCGGTTGATCACCGCTACCCGTTCCTGCAGCAAGACTAA
- a CDS encoding metallophosphoesterase — MEQQPQPFATPQPAAALQPVATQQQQLVEQPAPVQEPTRPFRIAAVGDIHVRETDKGKWVEFFRLASEQADVLLLCGDLTDHGYAVEAEVLCEEMKACAIPIICVLGNHDHDKNEHQAIRKALISDRVHFLDGDSLVIGNVGFAGVKGYGGGFDQYMLSMFGEAENKAFVQTAVDEALKLESALSRLDAEHPGVQKIAIMHYAPIRATVEGEPDAIHPFLGCSRLAEPLNRQNVVACFHGHAHVGTLEGETSEGVKVYNVAKPILQKAGLALPFFIFEVQ, encoded by the coding sequence ATGGAGCAACAACCACAACCCTTTGCCACACCGCAGCCGGCCGCCGCGCTGCAACCGGTGGCCACGCAACAGCAGCAATTGGTAGAGCAACCAGCCCCCGTGCAGGAACCAACCCGCCCGTTCCGGATTGCCGCCGTGGGCGATATTCACGTGCGCGAAACCGACAAAGGCAAGTGGGTGGAATTCTTCAGGTTGGCCTCTGAACAGGCAGACGTTTTGCTGCTCTGTGGCGATTTAACGGATCATGGCTACGCCGTGGAGGCCGAGGTGCTCTGCGAAGAAATGAAAGCCTGCGCCATTCCCATTATCTGCGTGCTGGGCAACCATGACCATGACAAAAACGAGCATCAAGCCATCAGAAAAGCCCTCATCAGTGACCGCGTGCATTTCCTGGACGGCGACAGCCTGGTGATTGGCAACGTGGGTTTTGCGGGCGTGAAAGGCTACGGAGGCGGGTTTGACCAATACATGCTCTCCATGTTCGGAGAGGCCGAAAACAAAGCCTTCGTGCAGACCGCCGTAGACGAAGCCCTCAAGCTGGAAAGCGCCTTGTCACGCTTAGACGCGGAGCACCCCGGCGTGCAGAAAATTGCCATCATGCACTACGCGCCCATCAGGGCTACTGTTGAGGGAGAACCAGACGCCATTCATCCGTTCCTGGGTTGTTCGCGCCTGGCAGAGCCCTTGAACCGGCAGAACGTGGTGGCCTGCTTTCACGGGCACGCGCACGTGGGCACCCTGGAAGGCGAAACCTCAGAAGGCGTAAAAGTCTATAACGTGGCCAAACCCATTTTGCAGAAAGCCGGGCTGGCCTTGCCATTCTTTATTTTCGAAGTGCAGTAA